The following are encoded together in the Hyalangium minutum genome:
- the truD gene encoding tRNA pseudouridine(13) synthase TruD, with protein sequence MTDLPRLTEGVPGCGGAFKLVPEDFEVEELPAYLPSGEGEHLFLWVEKRGRDTRELVRALSQALGFPEGEIGVAGMKDRHAVTRQLLSVPARAEPKLPAFSLEGVTVLWARRHGNKLRTGHLKGNRFRMRLRGVKDLGAARESFSRLVARGVPNYFGEQRFGRERDNADRGKVLLLGQRLPQRPDRFQRKLYLSAFQSRLFNKALAARLRAGTFDQALLGDVLRKEDTGGLFVCEAPEVDGPRVAAFEVSPAGPMFGPKMTPSAHGVAEAEAALLAEEGVTLSDFQRGGGETEGTRRPYRVRIGNPEFSPEGEDLVLAFELSKGAYATEVLAELLKEG encoded by the coding sequence GTGACGGATCTGCCCCGACTCACCGAGGGCGTGCCCGGCTGTGGCGGCGCCTTCAAGCTCGTCCCCGAGGACTTCGAGGTGGAGGAACTCCCCGCCTATCTGCCGAGCGGGGAAGGGGAGCACCTCTTCCTCTGGGTGGAGAAGCGGGGCCGGGACACGCGCGAGCTGGTGCGCGCGCTCTCTCAGGCGCTCGGCTTCCCCGAGGGCGAGATTGGCGTCGCGGGCATGAAGGACCGGCACGCGGTCACCCGCCAGTTGCTCTCTGTGCCAGCACGGGCGGAGCCGAAGCTCCCGGCCTTCTCTCTAGAGGGCGTGACCGTGCTGTGGGCGCGCCGCCACGGGAACAAGCTGCGGACCGGACACCTCAAGGGCAACCGCTTCCGGATGCGTCTGCGAGGCGTAAAGGACCTTGGCGCTGCCCGAGAGTCCTTTTCCCGGCTAGTGGCGCGAGGAGTGCCCAACTACTTCGGAGAGCAGCGCTTCGGGCGCGAGCGCGACAACGCGGATCGGGGCAAGGTGCTCCTCCTGGGCCAGCGGCTGCCTCAGCGCCCGGACCGCTTCCAGCGCAAGCTGTACCTCTCCGCCTTCCAGTCCCGCCTCTTCAACAAGGCCCTCGCTGCACGCCTTCGCGCGGGGACTTTCGATCAGGCGCTCCTGGGGGACGTGCTTCGCAAGGAGGACACCGGCGGCCTCTTCGTCTGCGAGGCACCCGAAGTGGATGGTCCGCGGGTAGCCGCCTTCGAGGTGAGCCCCGCAGGGCCCATGTTCGGCCCGAAGATGACGCCCTCGGCCCACGGTGTGGCGGAGGCCGAGGCCGCGCTGCTGGCCGAGGAGGGCGTGACGCTCTCGGACTTTCAGCGTGGCGGAGGCGAGACGGAGGGCACGCGCAGGCCCTACCGCGTGCGCATCGGCAACCCCGAGTTCTCCCCAGAAGGAGAGGATCTGGTGCTGGCCTTCGAGTTGTCCAAGGGGGCCTACGCCACCGAGGTCCTCGCCGAGCTGCTCAAGGAAGGGTGA
- a CDS encoding DUF4388 domain-containing protein: MTPPRFRIDGSSQLVPEERQSPPPLAGRTGSYALMTTAPDLLVFSRVPAQGGTTSAPRVVLTGDASGFPLSDLIAFLSQSRWSGLVRVRTPGTERSLTLREGEVRGASSDDPSDRLGEVLVRLGYVDRAKIEQVLREQPPSKVGRALVERGYLQAHDLFKCVTHQVSEIFHAIVLCREGSFFLIDQPVDDKASHIQLSTQSLLMDSIRKIDELAHFRKRIPHGRLYVGPKRASDGKLEADEDRVLALLDGRRTILELGFLAKLSEFDITKVVFRLLEGGYAVLSEQPLVPVAPSVSEKAPVATPSRPAPFVRQSRVDHREVVRVFNLIFKEIRDEVARKGMDSEFIAAANVALSGQALTSSPVLQGLSLAADGTLAEPQLIEAFERHRTRLGSEPIASFKQALSDVMFFLLFQAGELLESRADEDLARRVKELLATLESP, encoded by the coding sequence ATGACGCCGCCTCGCTTCCGCATCGACGGGTCCTCGCAGCTCGTCCCCGAGGAGCGCCAGAGTCCGCCCCCGCTGGCGGGCCGGACGGGCTCGTACGCCCTGATGACGACGGCTCCAGACCTGCTCGTCTTCTCGCGGGTACCGGCTCAGGGCGGCACCACCTCCGCTCCCCGCGTGGTGCTGACCGGAGATGCCAGCGGCTTCCCTCTGTCGGATCTGATCGCCTTCCTCAGCCAGTCGCGCTGGAGCGGCCTCGTCCGCGTGCGCACCCCCGGCACCGAGCGCTCCCTCACCCTGCGCGAGGGCGAGGTGCGCGGGGCCAGCTCGGATGACCCCTCGGATCGGCTCGGGGAGGTGCTCGTCCGCCTGGGCTACGTGGACCGGGCCAAGATCGAACAGGTGCTGCGCGAGCAGCCCCCGTCCAAGGTGGGCCGCGCCCTGGTGGAGCGGGGCTACCTGCAGGCGCATGACCTCTTCAAGTGCGTCACCCACCAGGTGAGCGAGATCTTCCACGCCATCGTGCTGTGCCGCGAGGGCTCGTTCTTCCTCATCGACCAGCCGGTAGACGACAAGGCGTCGCACATCCAGCTGTCCACGCAAAGCCTGCTGATGGACAGCATCCGGAAGATCGACGAGCTGGCGCACTTCCGGAAGCGCATCCCCCATGGGCGGCTCTATGTGGGCCCCAAGCGCGCCTCCGACGGCAAGCTCGAGGCGGATGAGGACCGGGTGCTGGCCCTGCTCGACGGCCGACGCACGATCCTCGAGTTGGGGTTCCTGGCCAAGCTGTCCGAGTTCGACATCACCAAGGTCGTCTTCCGCCTGCTCGAGGGCGGCTACGCGGTCCTCTCCGAACAGCCGCTCGTGCCCGTGGCCCCATCGGTGTCGGAGAAGGCCCCTGTGGCCACTCCTTCGCGGCCTGCCCCCTTCGTCCGCCAGAGCCGCGTGGACCACCGTGAGGTGGTCCGTGTCTTCAACCTCATCTTCAAGGAGATCCGGGATGAGGTGGCGCGCAAGGGCATGGACAGCGAGTTCATCGCCGCCGCCAACGTGGCGCTCTCGGGCCAGGCGCTGACGTCCTCGCCGGTGCTCCAGGGGCTGTCGCTGGCCGCCGATGGCACCCTCGCCGAGCCGCAGCTCATCGAGGCCTTCGAGCGCCACCGCACGCGCCTCGGCTCCGAGCCAATCGCCTCCTTCAAGCAGGCGCTCAGTGACGTGATGTTCTTCCTCCTCTTCCAGGCGGGAGAGCTGCTCGAGTCCCGCGCCGATGAAGATCTCGCTCGGCGCGTGAAGGAGCTGCTCGCCACCCTCGAGTCCCCGTGA
- a CDS encoding DsbA family protein, whose protein sequence is MSSYCWKRAVLLIAAVSLTGLACTKNPEVAPADKGAATPQAAVSPPAPPAPPAAPPAAPANPGAALTGIPGMDFSSLPPSAQRELASIFSDEFCYCGCPHTLGACLKQHTGCKHAKKMARMAASFVADGAGATEVINVLSQYYASFREPRVTLKVDPRMCMGDANAPVTMAEFSDFECPYCAKARPELEEFAKKNASKVRFCYLPYPLPMHANAISAGRAVLWARDQGKFWEMHDALFSNQANLSPAALPGIADKIGLSGAKLTEMLKGDAYKEELNSFKAQGSGANITGTPSIFFNGRRVQLPPEQDLLSQSLEDELEWRANNNAWAAD, encoded by the coding sequence GTGTCCTCCTACTGCTGGAAGCGCGCTGTCCTCCTGATCGCCGCCGTGTCTCTGACCGGGCTGGCCTGTACCAAGAACCCCGAGGTCGCCCCCGCCGACAAGGGCGCGGCGACCCCTCAGGCCGCGGTATCTCCGCCCGCGCCCCCCGCCCCTCCGGCGGCCCCCCCGGCCGCCCCGGCCAACCCCGGCGCGGCACTCACGGGGATTCCGGGCATGGACTTCTCCTCGCTGCCCCCGTCTGCCCAGCGCGAGCTGGCGAGCATCTTCAGCGACGAGTTCTGCTACTGCGGCTGCCCCCACACCCTGGGCGCCTGCCTGAAGCAGCACACCGGCTGCAAGCACGCCAAGAAGATGGCGAGGATGGCGGCCTCGTTCGTGGCCGATGGCGCAGGCGCCACCGAGGTCATCAACGTCCTGTCCCAGTACTACGCCTCGTTCCGGGAGCCTCGCGTGACCCTGAAGGTGGACCCGCGCATGTGCATGGGCGACGCCAACGCCCCCGTGACGATGGCCGAGTTCTCCGACTTCGAGTGCCCCTACTGCGCCAAGGCCCGCCCGGAACTGGAGGAGTTCGCCAAGAAGAACGCCTCCAAGGTGCGCTTCTGCTACCTGCCGTACCCGCTGCCCATGCACGCCAACGCCATCTCCGCCGGGCGCGCGGTGCTGTGGGCCCGTGACCAGGGCAAGTTCTGGGAGATGCACGATGCGCTCTTCTCCAACCAGGCGAACCTGTCTCCCGCCGCGCTGCCGGGCATCGCCGACAAGATCGGCCTGTCGGGCGCCAAGCTGACGGAGATGCTCAAGGGCGACGCCTATAAGGAGGAGCTGAACAGCTTCAAGGCGCAGGGCAGCGGCGCCAACATCACCGGCACGCCGTCCATCTTCTTCAACGGCCGCCGCGTCCAGCTCCCGCCCGAGCAGGACCTGCTCTCCCAGAGCCTCGAGGACGAGCTCGAGTGGCGCGCGAACAACAACGCGTGGGCCGCCGACTGA
- a CDS encoding asparaginase → MPKVLLLHTGGTLGMAGGRPSALRPSAFFRTLKARVPELFELADIELELFSNLDSSEMQPELWSGMAAHLYKRLPDFDGAVVTHGTDTLAYTASALSFMLRGLPRPVVLTGSQRPLGEIRTDARLNLIDSVLSALNGPKEVTICFDSHLYRGNRTRKVKVAEYDAFESPNFPVLGTLGVDATFEPGLRPRGAFRLFERLDPRVFLLKVYPGLDPALPLALLPHVRGLVLEAYGAGNFPIDPSLGRSLRPLFAQARERGIPVVVVSQAYRNGVDLTLYESGAVALEEGAIGGGDLTPSAAAVKLMQGLAYHPEPEAQRRFIQTPIAGELTVGRPPIPPAEPRRRRRRPHGR, encoded by the coding sequence ATGCCCAAAGTCCTGCTGCTACATACCGGGGGAACGCTGGGGATGGCTGGGGGGCGGCCGTCCGCGCTGCGGCCCTCGGCCTTCTTCCGGACCCTGAAGGCGCGCGTTCCCGAGCTCTTCGAGCTGGCCGACATCGAGCTGGAGCTGTTCTCGAACCTGGACAGCTCGGAGATGCAGCCCGAGCTGTGGAGCGGGATGGCGGCCCACCTCTACAAGAGGCTGCCGGACTTCGATGGGGCGGTGGTGACGCACGGCACAGATACGCTGGCCTACACGGCCAGTGCGCTCTCCTTCATGCTCCGGGGGTTGCCACGGCCTGTGGTGCTGACGGGCTCTCAGCGGCCGCTGGGGGAGATCCGGACGGATGCACGGCTGAACCTCATTGACTCGGTGCTCTCGGCGCTCAATGGCCCCAAAGAGGTCACCATCTGCTTCGACTCCCACCTGTACCGGGGCAACCGGACCCGGAAGGTGAAGGTCGCCGAGTACGACGCCTTCGAGAGCCCCAACTTCCCGGTGCTGGGGACGCTGGGGGTGGATGCCACCTTCGAGCCTGGCCTGCGACCCCGGGGCGCCTTCCGCCTCTTCGAGCGGCTGGATCCGCGAGTCTTCCTCTTGAAGGTGTACCCCGGGTTGGACCCAGCGCTCCCGCTTGCGCTGTTGCCGCATGTGCGGGGACTGGTCTTGGAGGCATATGGGGCGGGCAACTTCCCGATCGATCCATCGCTCGGCCGCTCGCTGCGTCCCCTCTTCGCCCAGGCGCGGGAGCGGGGGATCCCGGTGGTGGTGGTGAGCCAGGCGTACCGGAACGGGGTGGACCTGACCCTGTACGAGTCGGGGGCGGTGGCACTGGAGGAGGGAGCGATTGGAGGGGGGGACCTGACGCCCTCGGCGGCGGCGGTGAAGCTGATGCAGGGGCTGGCCTACCACCCGGAGCCGGAGGCCCAGCGGCGCTTCATCCAGACCCCGATTGCGGGGGAACTCACAGTGGGGCGGCCGCCCATACCGCCCGCCGAACCTCGGAGGCGGAGGCGCCGACCGCACGGGCGGTGA
- a CDS encoding GGDEF domain-containing protein, whose protein sequence is MSEEKTNVHSIADLLSNAQQQSAYLIVISAKSAAGIGRMFKLDRSETVLGRSSEAQFQVEDDGISRKHAKVVALGDGRFQLMDLGSTNGTYLNGLRVNTAPLYDGDKIQIGSNTVLKFSIQDQLEEQYQRSIYESATRDGLTRLYNKKFFMETLRKEFAYCLRHRVPLSLVMFDVDHFKKINDVYGHPAGDYVLTRIAQRVSDTVRTEDLLARYGGEEFALMLRESAEEQALACAERCRQAVDRSDFIFSGTPIKVTISLGVATLLDSDFAQPEDLLAAADKYLYRAKRAGRNRVDAKAVSGP, encoded by the coding sequence ATGTCCGAGGAGAAGACAAACGTCCATTCCATCGCGGATCTGCTGAGCAACGCTCAGCAGCAGAGCGCCTATCTGATCGTGATCAGCGCCAAATCCGCGGCGGGTATCGGGCGGATGTTCAAGCTGGATCGTTCGGAGACGGTGCTGGGCCGCAGTTCCGAGGCGCAGTTCCAGGTCGAGGACGATGGTATCTCGCGCAAGCACGCGAAGGTGGTGGCGTTGGGGGATGGGCGTTTCCAGCTGATGGATCTGGGGAGCACGAACGGGACGTACCTGAACGGCCTGCGGGTGAACACGGCGCCGCTGTACGACGGGGACAAGATCCAGATCGGCTCGAACACGGTGCTGAAGTTCTCCATCCAGGACCAGTTGGAGGAGCAGTACCAGCGGAGCATCTACGAGTCGGCGACGCGGGACGGGCTGACGCGGCTCTACAACAAGAAGTTCTTCATGGAGACGCTGCGCAAGGAGTTCGCGTACTGCCTGCGTCACCGGGTGCCACTGTCGCTGGTGATGTTCGACGTGGACCACTTCAAGAAGATCAACGATGTGTACGGGCACCCGGCGGGCGACTACGTGCTGACGCGGATCGCGCAGCGGGTGAGCGACACGGTGCGTACGGAGGATCTGCTGGCGCGTTATGGCGGAGAGGAGTTCGCGCTGATGTTGCGAGAGTCCGCCGAGGAGCAAGCGCTGGCGTGCGCGGAGCGGTGCCGGCAGGCGGTGGACCGCAGCGACTTCATCTTCAGCGGGACGCCGATCAAGGTGACGATCAGCCTGGGAGTGGCGACGCTGTTGGACTCGGACTTCGCGCAACCCGAGGACCTGCTCGCGGCGGCGGACAAGTACCTCTACCGTGCGAAGCGAGCGGGCCGGAACCGGGTGGACGCCAAGGCCGTCAGCGGCCCCTGA
- a CDS encoding HEAT repeat domain-containing protein yields MQDASLRAKVCRLCLTEGGSHEWVLALAEAKPVPESSLKSALADEDWRVRWAAVRASAKVRKVSEPRALAEWVTGLQASSDLPACLTAARAAAEAGNTPSVFLQKAGEKGAAAAARVQARKEAIREALEVELYSEDTSTRQRALSHLATFLKVPPARAVVDAMEGRPESADATAAAALRELAELKSLSVGRMLVEVAQPADRERVNRLFAVYSQELQSLQPELTSGDSEKRRTAVFKLRLYGPLAQRELEQALRDPDPRVQESAARGLALAEGLSMLEAAGKRLQAGGDLVAQRPWLAVLAREKNCQASLLAVAEDLKQPVSLRGEALAQLPECASWNQERSKRVLPFLNEPQPPLRAGALRALSGASGEELSESLKRGLQDAAPEVVVAAIETAAHRHQTGLADAIAEQLGSAHDEVRQASAQALERLGKDRHVKALSECLGKDPVPAVRVVAAQTLGVLGGPFAIAALSQAAAKDPDSHVQHVSREALKQLGFSKR; encoded by the coding sequence GTGCAGGATGCCTCCCTTCGGGCCAAGGTGTGTCGGCTGTGCCTGACAGAGGGGGGCAGCCATGAGTGGGTGCTGGCGCTGGCGGAGGCGAAGCCGGTACCCGAAAGTTCACTGAAGTCGGCTCTGGCGGATGAGGACTGGCGGGTGCGCTGGGCAGCGGTGCGAGCCAGCGCCAAGGTGCGCAAGGTGTCCGAGCCCCGGGCCCTGGCGGAGTGGGTCACGGGACTCCAGGCGTCATCGGATTTGCCTGCCTGCCTGACTGCTGCCCGAGCCGCCGCCGAGGCGGGCAATACCCCCTCGGTGTTCCTCCAGAAGGCGGGGGAGAAGGGCGCTGCTGCGGCGGCGCGTGTGCAGGCTCGGAAAGAGGCCATTCGTGAAGCCTTGGAGGTGGAGCTGTACTCCGAGGACACCTCCACGCGGCAGCGGGCGCTCTCTCACCTCGCCACCTTTTTGAAAGTTCCCCCGGCACGGGCCGTGGTGGATGCCATGGAGGGGCGCCCAGAGTCCGCGGATGCGACCGCGGCTGCTGCCCTGCGAGAGCTGGCCGAGCTCAAGTCCCTCTCGGTGGGGCGGATGCTCGTGGAGGTGGCCCAGCCGGCGGACCGCGAGCGCGTCAACCGGCTCTTTGCCGTCTACTCCCAGGAACTTCAGTCTCTGCAGCCGGAACTCACCTCGGGGGACTCGGAGAAGCGGCGCACGGCGGTATTCAAGCTGCGGCTCTACGGTCCACTGGCCCAGCGCGAGCTGGAGCAGGCCCTTCGGGACCCTGATCCGCGAGTGCAGGAGTCTGCTGCGCGCGGGCTCGCCTTGGCCGAGGGACTCTCGATGCTGGAGGCGGCGGGGAAGCGGTTGCAGGCAGGCGGTGACCTGGTGGCCCAGAGGCCATGGCTGGCGGTCCTGGCACGGGAGAAGAACTGCCAGGCATCGTTGTTGGCTGTGGCGGAAGACCTCAAGCAGCCCGTCTCCCTCCGGGGAGAGGCGCTTGCCCAGCTTCCCGAGTGTGCTTCCTGGAACCAGGAGCGCAGCAAGCGGGTGCTGCCGTTCCTCAACGAGCCCCAGCCCCCGCTGCGTGCTGGCGCGTTGCGTGCGCTCTCTGGCGCCTCGGGGGAGGAACTCAGTGAGTCCCTGAAGAGGGGGCTGCAGGATGCCGCTCCTGAAGTCGTCGTCGCGGCCATCGAGACTGCGGCCCACAGGCACCAGACGGGACTGGCGGATGCCATCGCGGAGCAGCTCGGGTCCGCTCATGACGAGGTGCGTCAGGCTTCGGCCCAGGCGCTCGAGCGGCTCGGCAAGGACCGGCACGTCAAGGCGCTCTCGGAGTGTCTCGGAAAGGATCCTGTCCCCGCAGTCCGGGTGGTGGCCGCACAGACACTCGGGGTGCTGGGCGGCCCGTTCGCCATCGCTGCCCTGAGCCAGGCGGCCGCGAAGGATCCGGACTCCCACGTTCAGCACGTGTCTCGCGAGGCACTGAAGCAACTCGGCTTCTCCAAGCGGTAG
- the rpsU gene encoding 30S ribosomal protein S21: MPGIRVKEGESIESALKRFKKATEKAGILSEIRKREHYEKPSVKRKKKALAAKKRAVKKARKSF, translated from the coding sequence TTGCCCGGTATTCGAGTCAAGGAGGGTGAGTCCATCGAGAGCGCCCTCAAGCGTTTCAAGAAGGCCACCGAGAAAGCGGGAATCCTCTCCGAGATCCGCAAGCGCGAGCACTACGAGAAGCCTTCCGTGAAGCGGAAGAAGAAGGCCCTCGCGGCCAAGAAGCGCGCGGTGAAGAAGGCGCGCAAGTCGTTCTAG
- a CDS encoding GatB/YqeY domain-containing protein has translation MPTLKERIDADLKDAMRSKNELTLSVLRMLKSAVKYKEVEPGASALDDAGIEKVIAGLIKQRRDSVDQYKSGGRDDLAKKEEDEISILQNYLPKQLSADELRTEVAAAIAAVGAKSAKDMGAVMKAVQPKIQGRAEGRAVSEEVKAQLAKLSS, from the coding sequence ATGCCCACCCTCAAAGAGCGCATCGACGCGGACCTCAAGGACGCGATGCGGTCCAAGAACGAGCTGACCCTCAGCGTCCTCCGGATGCTCAAGAGCGCCGTCAAGTACAAGGAAGTGGAGCCGGGAGCCTCCGCCCTCGACGACGCCGGCATCGAGAAGGTCATCGCCGGCCTCATCAAGCAGCGCCGTGACTCCGTCGATCAGTACAAGTCCGGCGGCCGCGATGATCTCGCCAAGAAGGAAGAGGATGAGATCTCCATCCTCCAGAACTACCTCCCCAAGCAGCTGTCCGCCGACGAGCTGCGCACCGAAGTCGCCGCCGCCATCGCCGCCGTGGGCGCCAAGAGCGCCAAGGACATGGGCGCCGTCATGAAGGCCGTCCAGCCCAAGATCCAGGGCCGCGCCGAAGGCCGCGCCGTCTCCGAGGAAGTCAAAGCCCAGCTGGCCAAGCTGTCCTCCTGA
- the dnaG gene encoding DNA primase — MIPEHKIEEILERVDLVSLISRHVELKKAGREYKGRCPFHQEKTPSFYVVPEKRFYFCHGCRASGDAVSFVQRYLGKTFVDAVKDLAREVGVDIEAAQDPTSRERQQIKEATDLAAEHFRSLLWQDEGRAARTYLANRGVSEETAHAFGLGWTPNAWSLLADKLTRSGMTEWAVKAGLVQRRNNGDGYYDFFRSRLMIPIRAPEGRPIAFGGRLMGAEEGPKYLNSKESLLYNKSDTLYGMEQARDEIRRRKAAILVEGYFDCIGLHQVGVRHAVALCSTAITPGHLQLLRRAEATQLVLLLDGDQAGLAAVERLAGPLLAAGAAARVALLPQGDDPDTFARREGSDGVERLIHSAQPLTSHIFASVLPQGAQASFEEKMAALERLKPMAAQLPLGLVRSAFLNAVGAHFGLPAGDLESALRPAKPAPKPVQPPAASAQRPAAAPRPAPVRPPDTMEALYVAAALREPRLVTRDSFRICDELSHTGLRMVLAQATSGQGTEDALFDAAEPVKRAIEVALRQLPEGGAALETFFLTVCRKLMLRRIDEQLNYIEKATKQAPGAYDLTEETRRLLAQRIELLALKKRVQDELRPSVPGTKAPMQPV, encoded by the coding sequence GTGATCCCTGAGCACAAGATCGAAGAAATCCTCGAGCGGGTGGACCTCGTCAGCCTCATCTCCCGCCACGTGGAACTCAAGAAGGCCGGGCGCGAGTACAAGGGCCGCTGCCCGTTCCACCAGGAGAAGACGCCCTCCTTCTACGTCGTCCCGGAGAAGCGCTTCTACTTCTGCCATGGCTGCCGGGCCAGCGGTGACGCCGTCTCGTTCGTCCAGCGCTACCTCGGGAAAACCTTCGTGGACGCAGTGAAAGACCTCGCTCGCGAGGTGGGCGTCGACATCGAGGCCGCCCAGGATCCCACCTCCCGAGAGCGCCAGCAGATCAAGGAAGCCACGGATCTGGCCGCCGAGCACTTCCGCTCCCTGCTCTGGCAGGACGAGGGCCGAGCCGCCCGCACCTACCTGGCCAACCGCGGCGTCTCCGAGGAGACCGCCCACGCCTTCGGGCTCGGCTGGACTCCCAACGCCTGGAGCCTGCTGGCCGACAAGCTCACCCGTTCGGGCATGACCGAGTGGGCCGTGAAGGCCGGCCTCGTCCAGCGCCGCAACAACGGGGACGGCTACTACGACTTCTTCCGCAGCCGGCTGATGATCCCCATCCGCGCCCCCGAGGGCCGCCCCATCGCCTTCGGCGGCCGCCTCATGGGCGCCGAGGAGGGCCCCAAGTACCTCAACTCCAAGGAGTCCCTCCTCTACAACAAGAGCGACACGCTCTACGGCATGGAGCAGGCCCGCGACGAGATCCGCCGCCGCAAGGCCGCCATCCTCGTGGAGGGCTACTTCGACTGCATCGGCCTGCACCAGGTGGGCGTCCGCCACGCGGTGGCCCTCTGCTCCACCGCCATCACCCCCGGCCACCTCCAGCTGCTGCGCCGCGCCGAGGCCACGCAGCTTGTCCTCTTGCTGGACGGAGATCAGGCAGGCCTTGCCGCCGTCGAGCGGCTTGCCGGTCCCTTGCTTGCTGCCGGAGCAGCCGCCCGCGTCGCTCTTTTGCCGCAAGGGGATGATCCGGATACCTTCGCACGTCGTGAAGGTTCAGACGGAGTGGAGCGGCTCATCCACAGCGCGCAGCCGCTCACCTCTCACATCTTCGCCAGCGTCCTCCCGCAGGGCGCCCAGGCGAGCTTCGAGGAGAAGATGGCAGCGCTCGAGCGGCTGAAGCCCATGGCAGCCCAACTGCCCCTGGGATTGGTGCGCTCGGCGTTCCTCAACGCCGTGGGCGCTCACTTCGGCCTGCCCGCCGGGGACCTCGAGAGTGCCCTGCGCCCCGCCAAGCCCGCGCCCAAGCCCGTTCAGCCTCCCGCAGCCAGTGCCCAACGCCCTGCCGCCGCGCCCCGCCCTGCTCCCGTCCGCCCTCCAGACACCATGGAGGCCCTCTACGTCGCCGCCGCCCTGCGCGAGCCGCGCCTCGTCACCCGGGACTCCTTCCGGATATGTGACGAATTGTCCCACACCGGCCTTCGAATGGTGCTGGCCCAGGCCACCTCAGGCCAGGGTACCGAGGACGCCCTGTTTGATGCGGCTGAACCGGTGAAGCGCGCCATCGAGGTGGCCCTGCGACAGCTCCCTGAAGGCGGGGCTGCGCTGGAGACTTTCTTCCTCACCGTTTGCCGAAAGCTCATGCTGCGGCGGATCGACGAGCAGCTTAACTATATTGAGAAGGCCACCAAGCAGGCTCCAGGCGCCTATGACCTCACGGAAGAGACGCGGCGGCTGCTGGCGCAGCGTATCGAGCTCCTGGCGCTGAAGAAGCGCGTCCAGGATGAACTCCGCCCCTCGGTGCCGGGAACAAAGGCACCAATGCAACCGGTTTGA